One window of the Tetragenococcus koreensis genome contains the following:
- a CDS encoding GtrA family protein produces the protein MKQLIRKIKEDKKLREIITYLFFGGMTTVVNFVVFFLARNLLGWNLVVSNTLSWILSVLFAFATNKKWVFKSKSTGTKQFLVELGKFFFYRIVSFGIDMGCMLLFIDVFKMGEFLAKLITQTIIVVANYVFSKFLIFTSKNV, from the coding sequence TTGAAACAATTAATAAGAAAAATAAAAGAAGATAAAAAATTGCGAGAAATAATTACTTATCTATTTTTCGGCGGAATGACAACTGTAGTGAACTTTGTTGTCTTTTTTCTAGCTAGAAATTTATTAGGCTGGAACCTTGTCGTATCAAATACGCTTTCGTGGATACTTTCCGTGTTGTTTGCTTTTGCAACCAATAAAAAATGGGTGTTCAAATCAAAATCCACTGGTACTAAGCAATTTTTAGTTGAATTAGGAAAATTTTTCTTCTACCGGATTGTTTCTTTTGGCATTGATATGGGCTGTATGCTGCTCTTTATTGATGTCTTTAAAATGGGTGAATTTTTGGCAAAACTTATTACTCAGACCATAATCGTGGTTGCCAATTATGTATTTAGTAAATTTCTGATTTT
- a CDS encoding DUF1189 domain-containing protein: protein MTLLQLAKNSIMHFNKLKDAKNIGFGKIIIYLLLLSLIAAIPITLQVRNVFSDIQSDGAEIAEQIPDFTIEDGQIQTEEQQGFIYQTDSIIFTFDPEGQRTADDISTDMIGNFLSVGLLQNEAVLSLQSNEATESILGDNQFEFSYTDEQFQNLSGEELRNELSQSQLPWWTPLMVLLVATYPSFINLIVTLLIASIIANLYSRIRRVKNRFLDNLKIMIASATLPIIIGAIINCFSASFDSTTFVAILSFFIFTQATKSAKKIE, encoded by the coding sequence ATGACTTTGCTGCAGCTAGCAAAAAACTCAATCATGCATTTTAATAAATTAAAGGATGCTAAAAATATTGGCTTTGGTAAAATCATTATCTATTTATTATTATTAAGTCTGATTGCAGCTATACCTATTACGCTACAAGTTCGAAATGTTTTTTCGGACATTCAGTCAGATGGCGCAGAAATTGCCGAACAGATTCCTGATTTCACCATTGAAGATGGTCAAATACAAACAGAAGAACAGCAAGGCTTTATTTATCAGACGGACTCGATCATTTTCACTTTCGATCCAGAAGGACAACGAACAGCTGATGACATTTCCACTGATATGATCGGTAACTTTTTAAGTGTAGGACTACTACAAAACGAAGCTGTTTTAAGTCTACAATCAAATGAAGCCACAGAATCCATACTTGGAGATAATCAATTTGAATTTTCTTATACTGATGAACAGTTTCAAAATTTATCAGGCGAAGAATTGCGTAATGAATTAAGTCAAAGTCAACTTCCGTGGTGGACGCCGTTAATGGTTTTACTTGTTGCTACCTATCCTTCTTTTATTAACCTGATTGTTACTTTACTGATTGCATCCATTATTGCAAATCTATATAGTCGCATCCGTCGTGTTAAGAATCGGTTCTTGGATAATTTAAAAATAATGATCGCCAGCGCTACCTTACCGATCATTATAGGAGCAATTATCAATTGTTTTTCTGCAAGCTTTGACAGTACGACATTTGTTGCCATTCTATCATTCTTTATCTTTACACAAGCGACCAAAAGCGCTAAAAAAATCGAATAA
- a CDS encoding phosphoglycerate dehydrogenase has protein sequence MTKYILSNRPFREEFVQKMKDIDSDYHFVLEDDLNSKEDWQKVEITIGWQKNWKENLLYEGTPLKWVQSISAGVDYLPLDLFEQYGIKLSNTSGIHAQSIADHLLAILFMQNRGIFSAIQNQQHAKWALADNYAVMQDRRILIVGTGRIGQRLASYLDFFAAQPIGINTNGRKIDHFKETYSLDKLDEQSNTADVVINILPLTDDTYHLYNTEFFKNLKETATYINVGRGASVDTKDLYQALRAKEIAYAAIDVFEEEPLPADHPLWNLENILITPHISGFTPHFQKKFMAIFLTNFTSFAKNEQLAENEVSLTFGY, from the coding sequence ATGACAAAGTATATTTTATCTAATCGCCCATTTCGCGAAGAATTCGTGCAAAAAATGAAAGATATCGATAGTGATTATCACTTTGTTCTAGAAGACGATTTAAACAGTAAAGAAGATTGGCAAAAAGTCGAAATTACGATTGGATGGCAAAAAAATTGGAAAGAAAACTTATTATATGAAGGCACGCCCTTAAAATGGGTGCAGTCAATTTCGGCCGGGGTTGATTATCTACCACTAGATTTGTTTGAACAATACGGTATAAAGCTTTCAAACACCAGTGGCATCCACGCCCAGTCAATTGCTGACCATTTATTAGCAATTCTGTTCATGCAAAATCGTGGTATTTTTTCTGCTATTCAAAATCAACAACATGCAAAATGGGCACTTGCAGATAATTATGCAGTAATGCAAGATCGGCGTATCTTGATTGTTGGTACTGGGAGGATTGGCCAACGACTAGCAAGTTATTTGGATTTCTTTGCTGCTCAACCTATTGGCATCAATACCAACGGTCGGAAAATCGACCATTTCAAAGAAACTTATTCTTTAGACAAACTAGATGAACAATCAAATACAGCGGATGTTGTTATCAATATTTTACCTTTAACAGATGACACGTATCATCTATACAATACGGAATTTTTCAAAAACTTGAAAGAAACAGCTACCTATATTAACGTCGGCAGAGGGGCAAGTGTTGATACTAAGGATTTATACCAAGCTTTACGCGCCAAAGAGATTGCTTACGCCGCTATTGACGTATTTGAAGAAGAGCCACTACCTGCAGATCATCCGTTATGGAATTTAGAAAATATTTTAATCACGCCACATATTTCTGGCTTTACCCCTCATTTTCAAAAGAAATTTATGGCTATATTCCTCACTAATTTTACTAGTTTCGCCAAAAACGAACAACTCGCAGAAAATGAAGTATCCCTTACTTTTGGATACTAA
- a CDS encoding glycosyltransferase family 2 protein, translated as MLSIVVPCFNEQESLPYFVREVEKVASSITHSIEYIFVNDGSKDDTLQSLRELHRKMPDRVRYISFSKNFGKESALYAGLQATQGDLITVMDADLQDPPELLPQMIERLETSDIDCVGTRRQDRVGEPVLRSFFARLFYKLVNKFGDTEMIDGARDFRLMTRQMVDAILSMTEYNRFSKGIFSWVGFNTEYISYENRERVAGKTSWSFWSLFKYSIDGIVNFSDAPLTLAAFTGGLSCIAAIIALIFIVIRALLFGDPTSGWPSLASIVLFMGGLQLLSLGIIGKYIGKIFLETKKRPIYIVKETEKDIEKER; from the coding sequence ATGCTGTCCATCGTTGTTCCATGTTTTAACGAGCAAGAATCGTTACCTTATTTTGTAAGGGAAGTTGAAAAAGTTGCCTCGTCGATCACGCATTCGATTGAATATATTTTTGTAAATGATGGCTCAAAAGATGATACATTACAAAGTTTGCGTGAATTACATCGAAAAATGCCCGATCGTGTTCGTTATATTTCTTTTTCAAAAAATTTTGGCAAAGAGTCTGCATTATATGCAGGTCTACAAGCAACTCAAGGTGATTTAATTACGGTAATGGATGCTGACTTACAAGATCCGCCTGAGCTATTGCCACAAATGATTGAACGTCTTGAGACGTCAGATATCGATTGTGTAGGTACTAGACGGCAAGACAGAGTTGGTGAACCTGTTCTTCGTAGTTTTTTTGCCCGCTTATTTTATAAGTTGGTTAATAAATTTGGTGATACGGAGATGATCGATGGGGCTCGTGACTTTCGACTAATGACCCGTCAGATGGTGGATGCGATTCTATCTATGACAGAATATAATCGCTTTTCCAAAGGAATATTTAGTTGGGTCGGTTTTAATACAGAGTATATTTCCTATGAGAATCGTGAACGCGTTGCAGGTAAAACTTCATGGTCTTTTTGGAGTTTATTTAAGTACTCAATTGATGGCATTGTAAATTTTTCTGACGCTCCTTTAACGTTGGCCGCATTTACCGGAGGTCTTTCTTGTATAGCAGCTATCATTGCATTAATTTTTATTGTCATCCGTGCGTTACTATTCGGGGACCCAACGTCTGGCTGGCCGTCATTAGCATCCATTGTGCTATTTATGGGAGGATTACAATTACTATCTTTAGGTATTATCGGAAAGTATATCGGTAAAATCTTTCTGGAAACCAAAAAACGACCGATTTATATTGTAAAAGAAACAGAAAAAGATATAGAAAAAGAAAGATGA
- a CDS encoding LTA synthase family protein — protein MSHQITLKKDKPIKKKKFLSPIFLFLGVLTLSSGLSLGIREIGYADVKAYYFEDTKVYDDSYVNPATVDLQFPKKKRNLVYIYLESMESSYADKSIGGTEEENLIPELSDMALHEGIQFSHNDSGQLGGMMQIPGANQTASSMVSQTSGAPLRASNGVLDVNAYGKEEPGAFFPGVYSLGEVLENEGYNQMLFIGSQAEYAGRKAYFQQHGNYEVRDYHWAKEEGLIPEDYYEWWGYEDDKLFDFAKDSLTDIADREEPFNFTMLTTDTHFEDGYATDKTPDLFGDQYSNVIHDSDQKVSEFIEWMKTQPFYDNTTVVLVGDHLTMDKDFFEDIDPNYQRSIYNVFLNTGKTEFKDNNRLFSAVDMYPSTLAALDVQIPGDELGLGVNLFSDKKTLMEQMGYEKFDQEMTKRSDYYDKYLMQGSDYDVEQKADN, from the coding sequence TTGAGTCACCAAATTACTTTAAAAAAGGATAAACCAATTAAAAAGAAAAAATTTTTATCACCTATTTTCCTTTTCTTGGGAGTGTTAACATTATCTTCAGGATTGTCCTTAGGTATTAGAGAAATCGGTTATGCAGATGTTAAAGCATATTATTTTGAAGATACGAAGGTTTATGATGATTCCTATGTTAATCCGGCCACTGTTGACTTACAGTTTCCTAAAAAGAAGAGAAATTTAGTTTATATTTATCTTGAATCGATGGAAAGTAGTTATGCCGACAAAAGTATTGGAGGAACTGAAGAGGAAAACCTCATTCCAGAGTTATCTGATATGGCTTTGCATGAGGGAATCCAATTTTCCCACAATGATTCTGGTCAATTAGGTGGGATGATGCAAATTCCAGGAGCGAATCAAACGGCAAGTTCTATGGTCTCACAAACTTCGGGTGCTCCTTTAAGAGCGAGTAATGGGGTTTTAGATGTCAATGCTTATGGTAAAGAAGAACCAGGTGCTTTTTTCCCTGGTGTATATAGCTTAGGTGAAGTACTAGAAAATGAAGGTTATAATCAAATGTTGTTTATTGGCTCGCAAGCTGAATATGCTGGTAGAAAAGCGTATTTTCAGCAACATGGCAATTATGAAGTTCGTGATTATCATTGGGCGAAAGAAGAAGGACTAATACCTGAAGATTATTATGAATGGTGGGGATATGAAGACGATAAGCTCTTTGATTTTGCCAAAGATTCATTGACTGACATTGCTGATAGAGAAGAACCTTTTAACTTTACCATGTTGACAACAGACACACATTTTGAAGATGGTTACGCTACAGATAAAACACCGGATCTTTTTGGTGACCAATATAGCAATGTGATTCACGATTCCGATCAAAAAGTTAGTGAATTTATTGAATGGATGAAAACACAGCCATTTTATGATAATACGACCGTTGTGTTAGTAGGAGACCATTTGACAATGGATAAGGACTTTTTCGAAGATATCGATCCAAACTATCAACGGAGTATTTACAATGTCTTTTTAAATACAGGCAAAACAGAATTTAAAGATAATAATCGCTTATTCAGTGCTGTAGATATGTACCCTTCCACTTTAGCTGCTTTAGATGTCCAAATTCCCGGTGATGAGCTTGGTTTGGGAGTAAATTTGTTTTCTGATAAAAAGACTTTAATGGAACAAATGGGTTATGAAAAATTTGACCAAGAAATGACGAAACGGTCCGATTACTATGACAAGTATTTAATGCAAGGTTCTGATTATGATGTTGAACAAAAAGCTGATAATTAG
- a CDS encoding transposase: MIHLKNIKNQLPNEMNAIFSELNVLKFLRQTSICKQKGYSPAIIFTFLFSLVFKGKTLNQVLSGREADQYMKKDTVYRLMNDPHNNWRSFLLRFSASVIEKIHRLTDPSTHLRTLVLDDSTFYRNRSQKVPGLARLWDHALQKGYKGYRMLTLGFSDGYSFIPIDFGLLSGKNQVNQKQAESDQRTSGAKRFKEAQRSMPDVAIEMVQRALDQGVYASHVLMDKWFTSPKMIDRLHDLGIHTLGMAKNGKTQYFYQRRLYKLSELYQKSIKEYCQEAIISSIIVQPSSGKNPVKIVFVKNRNNQSAWLALMTDDLTLSSQEIVKTYSVRWDIETFFKVSKSLLHLSQETQTRNYQALICHTTIVFTRYILLSWQQRCANDERTLGGLFYELADQIKELDWSVALLELMDILQAVSEKASHKLQDFIESQLQLWIDTLPNYIKAYLPNLVCET, encoded by the coding sequence ATGATACACTTAAAAAACATCAAAAATCAATTACCAAATGAAATGAACGCAATTTTTTCTGAACTGAACGTCCTGAAATTTTTACGACAAACCTCTATTTGTAAGCAAAAAGGCTATTCTCCCGCCATTATTTTTACTTTTCTTTTCAGTTTAGTGTTTAAGGGCAAGACCTTGAACCAAGTCCTCAGCGGACGTGAAGCAGATCAATATATGAAGAAAGATACCGTTTACCGTTTGATGAACGATCCGCACAATAATTGGCGTAGCTTTCTGCTTCGTTTTAGTGCTTCTGTGATCGAAAAGATCCATCGATTAACAGATCCAAGTACCCATCTACGTACGCTTGTTTTGGATGACTCAACGTTCTATCGAAATCGAAGTCAGAAAGTGCCTGGTTTGGCGCGCCTTTGGGATCATGCTTTACAAAAAGGTTATAAAGGCTATCGCATGCTAACTTTAGGCTTTTCTGATGGGTACTCTTTTATTCCTATTGATTTTGGATTGCTTTCAGGCAAAAACCAAGTCAATCAAAAACAAGCGGAAAGTGATCAAAGAACGAGTGGGGCAAAACGCTTCAAAGAAGCCCAACGATCTATGCCTGATGTGGCCATTGAGATGGTGCAAAGAGCCCTTGATCAAGGCGTTTACGCCAGTCATGTGTTAATGGATAAATGGTTTACCTCTCCTAAAATGATCGATCGTTTGCATGATTTAGGCATCCATACCCTAGGTATGGCAAAAAATGGCAAAACCCAATATTTTTATCAAAGACGTTTATATAAATTAAGCGAACTCTACCAAAAGTCAATAAAGGAATACTGTCAAGAAGCCATCATTTCCTCTATTATTGTTCAGCCAAGCAGCGGGAAGAACCCCGTCAAAATCGTTTTTGTCAAAAATCGGAATAACCAAAGTGCTTGGTTAGCCCTTATGACAGATGACCTGACTTTGTCATCCCAAGAAATCGTGAAGACGTACTCGGTTCGCTGGGACATAGAAACGTTCTTTAAAGTTTCCAAATCTCTCCTTCATTTGTCACAAGAAACCCAAACGCGCAATTATCAAGCCTTGATTTGTCATACCACCATTGTGTTCACGCGCTACATCTTATTAAGTTGGCAACAACGCTGTGCCAATGACGAGCGGACCTTAGGCGGCTTATTTTATGAACTTGCTGACCAAATAAAAGAACTTGACTGGTCGGTGGCTTTATTAGAACTAATGGACATTTTGCAAGCAGTCAGTGAAAAAGCGAGTCATAAACTACAAGACTTCATTGAAAGTCAACTACAGCTCTGGATCGATACGCTGCCCAATTATATCAAGGCTTATCTACCGAATTTGGTGTGCGAAACTTGA
- a CDS encoding HesB/YadR/YfhF family protein — MNLTITPEALGWFKREIDLESDMGIKFFGKVYGSTQVHDGFSIGMSVDRPEHPMIEKEMDGINFFAEEADDWFFKNYDLTVDYDEKLDEPKYIFTEN; from the coding sequence ATGAATTTAACGATTACGCCAGAAGCTCTAGGTTGGTTTAAAAGAGAAATCGATTTAGAATCCGATATGGGAATTAAGTTTTTCGGAAAAGTTTACGGAAGTACGCAAGTACATGACGGTTTTTCGATCGGTATGTCGGTTGATCGTCCAGAACATCCCATGATCGAAAAAGAAATGGACGGAATAAATTTTTTTGCTGAAGAAGCAGATGATTGGTTCTTTAAAAATTATGATTTAACCGTCGATTATGATGAGAAACTAGATGAACCTAAATATATTTTTACAGAAAATTAG
- a CDS encoding potassium channel family protein → MKQNYAIIGLGRFGGSICQTLVESDQEVLAIDSNEDRANEYMDIATHVVVGNAQDETTLRSLGIRNFDQVIVAIGEDIQASILVTLMVKEMGVPNILAKANNEYHARVLEKIGADRVVHPERDMGVRIAHKMVSSNILDSIELSDEYSLAEVRVRNKKFFNKTLLEMDFRRRFGLTVVAVRRRNGDVIASPAAEEVVRENDHLLVIGNAEEVDQLDEKLNE, encoded by the coding sequence ATGAAACAAAATTATGCTATTATCGGATTAGGTCGTTTTGGTGGGAGTATTTGTCAAACTTTGGTAGAATCAGATCAAGAAGTATTAGCTATTGATAGCAATGAAGACCGTGCTAATGAATATATGGATATTGCGACACACGTTGTTGTAGGAAATGCTCAGGATGAGACAACATTACGTTCGCTAGGGATCCGTAATTTTGACCAGGTAATCGTAGCCATTGGTGAAGACATCCAAGCAAGTATTTTGGTCACTTTAATGGTTAAAGAAATGGGTGTGCCAAATATTTTAGCTAAGGCCAATAATGAATACCATGCGCGTGTTTTAGAAAAAATTGGCGCAGACCGAGTTGTTCATCCAGAACGTGATATGGGCGTGCGAATTGCTCATAAGATGGTTTCTAGCAACATCTTGGATTCTATTGAGTTGTCCGATGAGTATTCTTTAGCAGAAGTTCGTGTAAGAAATAAAAAGTTCTTCAATAAAACTTTATTAGAGATGGATTTTCGTCGACGCTTTGGACTAACTGTAGTAGCTGTTCGTCGTCGTAATGGGGACGTTATTGCTTCTCCTGCAGCAGAAGAAGTCGTTCGCGAAAATGACCATTTGCTAGTTATAGGTAATGCTGAGGAAGTTGACCAATTAGATGAAAAATTAAATGAATAG
- a CDS encoding response regulator transcription factor yields the protein MISVLLVDDHEMVRLGVSSYLLVQEDIEVIGEAEDGREGYEKAIQLRPDVILMDLVMDEMDGIESTQLILKEWPAAKILIVTSFIDDEKVYPAMQAGAAGYLLKTSSAAEIADAIRATQRGERVLESEVSDKMSQRKSYEAAQLHEELTIREKEVLMLIAEGRSNQEIADELFITLKTVKTHVSNILSKLEVEDRTQAAIYAFKHNLIN from the coding sequence ATGATAAGTGTTTTATTAGTGGATGACCACGAGATGGTCCGGTTGGGGGTATCTTCTTATTTGTTGGTTCAAGAAGATATTGAAGTTATTGGTGAAGCAGAAGATGGACGAGAAGGTTATGAAAAAGCGATCCAATTACGCCCAGATGTTATTTTGATGGATTTAGTTATGGATGAAATGGATGGGATTGAGTCTACCCAACTTATCTTAAAAGAATGGCCAGCAGCAAAAATTCTGATTGTTACCAGTTTTATCGATGATGAAAAAGTTTATCCTGCAATGCAAGCAGGTGCAGCAGGCTATTTATTGAAAACTTCTAGCGCGGCTGAAATCGCAGACGCAATTCGTGCAACACAACGTGGAGAACGTGTGTTAGAATCTGAAGTATCTGATAAAATGAGTCAACGCAAGTCTTATGAAGCAGCCCAGCTACATGAAGAACTGACGATTCGTGAAAAGGAAGTTTTGATGTTGATTGCTGAAGGGAGAAGCAACCAAGAGATTGCAGATGAATTATTTATCACTTTAAAAACGGTGAAGACGCACGTGTCGAATATATTATCAAAATTAGAAGTTGAAGATCGTACACAAGCTGCGATTTATGCTTTTAAGCATAATTTAATCAACTAA
- a CDS encoding sensor histidine kinase, giving the protein MTARKTRKMLATFSSLLAFFTMLIILAFYMLGLEQEQWWLQIFQVRIAYMPIIFYVVGIALVCGLITFVTLTYYQKKEMTPLAEKIRLLVNGNLEDPLLIRPIVGTNENKELTAIHQDIFQIKEKMKDMSSELQALNTRSPSIDGQTKEEILESERHRLARELHDSVSQELFAAMMMMSAVTEQAKGSDISETQQKQLQMISSIINTSQSEMRALLLHLRPVNLEDKTLKKGIEQLLRELQTKITLSLTWDIEDLKIPRHIEDQLFRVVQELLSNTLRHSKANELEVYLHLIDQNILLRVVDDGVGFNPDQKEKAGSYGLRNIRERIAAIGGTVKVISFKGQGTSIEIKIPLIKEGFKK; this is encoded by the coding sequence ATGACAGCTAGGAAAACGCGAAAAATGCTAGCCACATTCAGTAGTCTGCTTGCTTTTTTTACCATGTTGATCATTTTGGCTTTTTACATGTTGGGATTAGAACAAGAGCAATGGTGGCTACAAATATTTCAAGTGAGAATTGCTTATATGCCGATTATATTTTATGTAGTTGGGATTGCGCTTGTATGCGGGCTCATTACTTTTGTTACTCTCACTTATTATCAAAAAAAAGAAATGACGCCTCTAGCAGAAAAAATTCGTTTACTAGTCAACGGCAATTTGGAAGATCCGCTTTTAATTCGTCCGATTGTTGGTACAAATGAAAATAAAGAGCTTACTGCTATACATCAAGATATTTTTCAAATTAAAGAAAAAATGAAGGATATGTCAAGTGAACTACAAGCTTTAAATACTCGATCTCCTTCTATCGATGGTCAAACAAAAGAAGAGATACTTGAAAGTGAGCGCCATCGCTTAGCAAGAGAATTGCATGATTCAGTATCACAAGAGTTATTTGCTGCGATGATGATGATGTCGGCTGTTACGGAACAAGCAAAAGGGTCGGATATTTCTGAAACGCAACAAAAACAACTGCAAATGATTTCGTCTATTATTAACACCTCGCAATCTGAAATGCGTGCTTTATTGTTGCATTTACGCCCGGTCAACTTGGAAGATAAGACCTTGAAGAAGGGAATTGAACAATTATTACGCGAACTGCAGACGAAAATTACACTTTCTTTGACTTGGGATATTGAAGATCTGAAAATTCCACGTCATATTGAAGACCAGTTATTTCGCGTTGTGCAAGAACTATTATCAAATACCTTACGTCACTCCAAAGCTAATGAGCTAGAAGTGTATTTACATTTGATTGATCAAAATATCTTATTACGAGTGGTTGATGATGGGGTCGGTTTTAATCCAGATCAAAAAGAAAAAGCCGGCAGTTATGGTTTACGCAATATACGTGAGCGGATTGCTGCTATTGGAGGAACGGTTAAAGTCATTAGCTTTAAAGGACAAGGGACGAGTATTGAAATAAAAATTCCTTTAATTAAGGAGGGCTTTAAAAAATGA
- the liaF gene encoding cell wall-active antibiotics response protein LiaF, with translation MKKPGRFFFVIESLLFLMVIWQTIQNPFLLLLIGSGVFLIYLALRRKRKLKTGNFKLFLGVILILFGLLNNPAVWLMLVFTILFIGLKGIEISGIDLSKYAFWHKKQMIMVQTQESESHDGKKKKQQWLGNERIGDHVYEWDDINLNVLSGDTIIDLGNTILPKKDNIVLIRKGIGRTRILIPTGIGVQLEHTALMGAVLFEDYETKLRNETLTLYSKEYSESSRHLKLVTNTLIGDIEVFRV, from the coding sequence GTGAAAAAACCGGGACGATTTTTTTTCGTCATTGAGAGCTTATTATTTTTAATGGTTATTTGGCAAACAATCCAAAACCCATTTTTGCTCTTGTTGATAGGTTCAGGGGTCTTTTTAATTTACCTTGCTTTACGTCGCAAAAGAAAATTAAAAACTGGTAACTTCAAATTATTTTTGGGAGTTATTTTGATTTTGTTTGGCTTGCTTAACAATCCAGCAGTTTGGCTTATGCTGGTTTTTACTATCCTTTTTATAGGACTCAAAGGGATTGAAATTTCAGGTATTGATCTTTCTAAATATGCGTTTTGGCACAAGAAACAAATGATTATGGTTCAAACACAAGAGTCTGAAAGTCATGATGGTAAAAAGAAAAAACAGCAATGGTTAGGCAACGAACGTATTGGTGACCATGTTTATGAGTGGGATGACATTAATTTAAACGTGCTATCAGGGGATACGATCATTGATTTAGGGAATACAATTTTACCTAAAAAAGATAATATCGTTCTTATTAGAAAGGGAATCGGGCGGACACGAATATTGATTCCCACGGGGATTGGTGTACAATTAGAACATACTGCTTTAATGGGCGCTGTCTTATTTGAGGATTATGAGACAAAATTACGAAATGAAACGCTCACGCTTTATAGCAAAGAATATAGTGAAAGTTCACGACATTTGAAGTTAGTAACAAATACGCTAATTGGTGATATTGAGGTGTTTCGGGTATGA
- the greA gene encoding transcription elongation factor GreA, with protein MAEEKVYPMTPEGKEQLEEELEELKTVKRGEIIERIKIARGFGDLSENSEYESAKDEQAFVEGRITTLENMLRFAQIIDSDEVDKDEVSIGKTVVFKELPDEEEEEYKIVGSAESDPFSGKISNDSPIAQALIGKKVNDQVTIETPNGNMQVKIVSVKES; from the coding sequence ATGGCAGAAGAAAAAGTTTATCCAATGACCCCAGAAGGGAAAGAACAATTGGAAGAAGAATTAGAAGAATTAAAAACAGTGAAGCGCGGTGAAATTATTGAACGAATCAAAATTGCCCGTGGTTTCGGAGATCTTTCCGAAAATTCGGAATACGAGTCAGCTAAAGATGAGCAAGCCTTTGTTGAAGGACGTATTACAACATTAGAAAATATGCTGCGCTTTGCTCAGATTATCGATAGTGATGAAGTTGATAAAGACGAAGTGTCCATTGGTAAGACAGTTGTATTCAAAGAATTGCCTGATGAAGAGGAAGAAGAATACAAAATTGTAGGAAGTGCAGAATCTGATCCCTTCTCCGGGAAGATTTCCAATGACTCACCGATTGCACAAGCCTTGATTGGTAAAAAGGTGAATGATCAAGTAACCATCGAAACGCCAAATGGCAATATGCAAGTAAAAATTGTTAGCGTAAAAGAAAGCTAA